The proteins below come from a single Chryseobacterium capnotolerans genomic window:
- a CDS encoding M1 family metallopeptidase, which translates to MKKLSYTLLLVSGLAFGQFFERDKVYTKQDTLKGSNTPFRDFWDVKKYDFSVEPDFEQKSIKGTNKISLEIIKDVTNPVFQIDLQQPMKAGKITASFPIASSKQDGDFIFITTKKKFKKGEKYTIDVDYSGNPQIAKNAPWDGGWVFTKDKNGNPWMSPAVQGIGSSIWLPTKDIWSDEPDNGIIMKIITPNDLVGVGNGRLIDKKTNGNKTTYIWEVKNPINDYSIIPNIGKYVNFKDTYDGEKGKLDLDYWVLDYNLEKAKKQFEQVKPMLSAFEHWFGPYPFYEDSYKLVDSPYLGMEHQSNVAYGNDYQNGYRGKDLSGTGIGLKWDYIIIHESGHEWFANNITAKDEADMWIHESFTMYSEVLFTESYLDKKSADIYMIGLRRKIENDVPIIGQYGVRNEGSGDMYPKGANMIHTIRQVINNDEKFRQILRGLGKEFYHQTVTTKQVEDYISSKAGIDFSTVFDQYLRTIKIPTLEYNQKGDSLKFRYTNVVKGLKLPIIINGDQTINPTEEWQTVKLKKSTPVELNNNYYINYLSVQ; encoded by the coding sequence ATGAAAAAACTGTCATACACGCTTTTACTGGTTTCCGGACTTGCTTTTGGGCAATTCTTTGAAAGAGATAAAGTGTATACTAAACAAGATACATTAAAAGGTTCCAATACTCCATTCAGAGATTTTTGGGATGTTAAAAAATATGATTTCTCAGTAGAACCTGATTTTGAACAGAAAAGCATTAAAGGCACCAATAAAATAAGCCTGGAAATCATAAAAGATGTTACCAATCCTGTTTTCCAGATTGATCTTCAACAACCGATGAAAGCCGGGAAAATTACGGCAAGTTTTCCTATTGCGAGTTCTAAACAAGATGGAGATTTCATATTCATCACCACCAAGAAAAAATTCAAAAAAGGTGAAAAATATACCATTGACGTTGACTATTCCGGAAATCCTCAGATTGCAAAGAATGCTCCCTGGGACGGTGGATGGGTTTTCACCAAAGATAAAAACGGGAATCCATGGATGAGTCCGGCAGTTCAGGGAATAGGATCTTCTATCTGGCTTCCGACTAAAGATATCTGGAGCGATGAACCAGACAACGGAATCATTATGAAAATTATTACTCCCAACGATCTTGTAGGAGTAGGAAACGGAAGATTAATCGATAAAAAGACCAACGGAAATAAGACTACATATATATGGGAAGTAAAAAATCCTATCAATGACTACTCTATCATCCCTAACATTGGTAAATATGTCAATTTTAAAGATACTTATGATGGTGAAAAAGGGAAATTGGATCTGGATTACTGGGTACTTGACTATAACTTAGAAAAAGCAAAAAAGCAGTTTGAGCAGGTAAAGCCAATGCTTTCTGCATTTGAGCATTGGTTTGGTCCTTATCCTTTCTATGAAGACTCTTACAAATTGGTAGATTCCCCTTATTTGGGAATGGAACACCAAAGTAACGTAGCCTATGGAAATGATTATCAAAACGGTTATCGTGGAAAAGACCTTTCAGGAACAGGCATTGGCCTCAAATGGGATTATATCATCATTCATGAAAGCGGACACGAATGGTTTGCCAATAATATTACGGCAAAGGATGAAGCAGATATGTGGATCCATGAAAGTTTCACCATGTATTCGGAAGTCCTTTTTACAGAAAGCTATCTTGATAAAAAATCCGCTGACATTTACATGATAGGTCTTAGAAGAAAGATCGAAAATGATGTTCCTATTATTGGACAGTATGGCGTAAGAAATGAAGGCAGTGGTGATATGTACCCGAAAGGAGCCAATATGATTCACACCATAAGACAAGTCATTAATAATGATGAAAAATTCAGACAGATTTTAAGAGGATTAGGTAAAGAGTTCTATCATCAGACTGTTACTACAAAACAGGTTGAAGACTATATATCATCAAAAGCAGGCATTGACTTCTCTACTGTATTTGATCAGTATCTCAGAACCATTAAGATCCCTACTCTTGAATATAATCAAAAGGGAGACAGTTTGAAATTCAGATATACGAATGTCGTAAAAGGCCTGAAACTTCCGATCATAATTAACGGAGATCAAACAATTAATCCCACTGAAGAATGGCAGACAGTCAAGCTAAAGAAGAGCACTCCAGTAGAATTAAACAATAATTATTATATTAATTATCTGAGCGTTCAGTAA
- the pepE gene encoding dipeptidase PepE has translation MNIILASTSTLFGGEYLEYLREELIQLYTGIDEIIFVPFARPGGISHEDYTAKARSFFETINIKVKGLHEFENKVEALNQAKGFFTGGGNTFLLVKTLHEEGLMSVLKENVTSGKPYLGCSAGSNIGGQNMKTTNDMPIVYPPSFDCMGLVPFNLNPHYLDPNPDLKHNGETRETRIMEFLTQNDLKVVGLREGNWIRRINDKITVEGNELTRIFEKGKEPYEIESGSIL, from the coding sequence ATGAATATCATATTAGCTTCCACATCCACACTGTTCGGTGGAGAATATCTGGAATATTTAAGAGAAGAATTAATTCAGTTATATACAGGAATTGACGAGATCATTTTTGTTCCTTTTGCAAGACCGGGAGGTATTTCCCACGAAGATTATACAGCAAAGGCCCGCTCATTTTTTGAAACGATTAATATCAAAGTAAAAGGTCTCCACGAATTCGAAAATAAAGTTGAAGCTTTAAATCAGGCAAAAGGATTTTTTACAGGAGGTGGAAATACATTTTTATTGGTGAAAACACTGCATGAGGAAGGATTGATGTCTGTTTTAAAAGAAAATGTAACTAGTGGTAAACCCTATCTTGGATGCAGTGCGGGAAGCAATATTGGAGGACAAAATATGAAAACAACGAACGATATGCCGATCGTTTATCCACCAAGTTTTGATTGTATGGGATTGGTCCCGTTCAATCTTAATCCACATTATCTTGATCCGAATCCGGACTTAAAACATAACGGAGAAACAAGGGAAACCCGAATTATGGAATTCCTTACTCAAAATGATCTTAAAGTAGTAGGCCTCAGAGAAGGAAACTGGATCAGAAGAATCAATGATAAAATTACTGTAGAAGGGAATGAACTGACCAGAATCTTTGAAAAAGGAAAAGAACCTTACGAAATAGAATCGGGAAGCATATTATAA
- a CDS encoding tetratricopeptide repeat protein, translating to MKIPKMNIKNLFAGLILVGSAGFVSAQTTQTDSASTTANQTAVVTQSTNPTIDGLKKQIEANPKDTEALAKLATAYQEASDWTNAIDTWKKISVLLPDWAPSYYSQAYAYQAAKDDANAKAAYEKYIAAVKPEEVEQNKKNLAYAYFYIAFAEQQSDPNKAKEHIAKSLKYDPNNQDAIKLSKTLNS from the coding sequence ATGAAAATACCGAAAATGAACATCAAAAACCTATTTGCAGGTTTAATTCTTGTAGGAAGCGCTGGTTTTGTAAGTGCTCAAACGACTCAAACAGATAGTGCCAGTACTACAGCCAACCAAACTGCTGTGGTCACACAATCCACTAACCCTACTATAGACGGTCTTAAAAAGCAAATTGAAGCTAACCCTAAAGATACGGAAGCCTTAGCAAAACTGGCTACTGCTTACCAGGAAGCATCAGATTGGACCAATGCAATTGATACCTGGAAAAAAATCTCTGTTTTATTACCTGATTGGGCTCCTTCTTATTACAGCCAGGCTTATGCTTATCAAGCTGCCAAAGATGATGCTAATGCAAAAGCTGCCTATGAAAAGTATATTGCAGCTGTAAAGCCGGAAGAAGTGGAACAAAATAAAAAGAATCTGGCTTATGCCTACTTTTATATTGCTTTTGCAGAACAGCAAAGTGATCCCAATAAAGCAAAAGAACACATTGCAAAATCCCTAAAATATGATCCTAACAATCAGGACGCTATCAAACTTAGCAAAACTTTAAATTCATAA
- a CDS encoding YdeI/OmpD-associated family protein: MKNTTFTATLEIIGINPFVFIPEEILETIFEASGRNKSPIPVKGTVNGKEFQQNLMKYLGEWRLYVNLIMLKNSPKRIGETIEVMLEYDHADRSISIHPQLEQAIKDSTLAANNFEKLIPSRRNELIRYINNLKTEASIQRNIEKIIRHLHGETDFFGKKIE, encoded by the coding sequence ATGAAAAACACCACTTTTACCGCCACGTTGGAAATTATAGGAATCAATCCTTTTGTTTTTATTCCCGAAGAAATTCTGGAGACTATTTTTGAAGCATCAGGAAGAAATAAAAGTCCAATTCCGGTGAAAGGAACCGTGAATGGAAAGGAATTTCAGCAAAATCTGATGAAATATCTGGGTGAATGGAGACTGTATGTCAATCTAATCATGCTGAAAAATTCTCCCAAGAGAATTGGCGAAACTATTGAAGTGATGCTGGAATATGATCATGCTGACCGGAGTATTTCTATCCATCCTCAATTGGAGCAAGCGATAAAAGACAGTACGTTGGCTGCAAATAATTTTGAAAAACTTATTCCGTCAAGGCGAAATGAATTAATTCGTTACATCAATAACCTGAAAACTGAAGCAAGTATTCAGCGTAATATTGAGAAAATTATCAGGCATTTGCATGGAGAAACAGATTTCTTTGGAAAGAAGATTGAGTAA
- the dacB gene encoding D-alanyl-D-alanine carboxypeptidase/D-alanyl-D-alanine endopeptidase — protein sequence MKKTLAVLSLSIQMVSAQNMAQKLDKATKDLMDSSGAVASSLSFYVSDENGNFIYEYQGSKGLSTASTQKIFTAGAALEILGKNYTYTTTSSYSGNISGGTLNGNLFISSNGDPTLGSWRYEAYKPESFKKKLMDAIKNSGITKISGDLVIDDSYFDHQTIPGGWPWDDLGNYYGAGVWGINWRENQFDININGTDFKSFSYPLENVKWLNDLKAGGSSDQSLIFTAPHSNVALINGMLPGGKTVTVSGSTPNPPLQLASEVKQWLKESGIEITGKAVTNSQLELEGKQVLEAPKNNIILTYQSPTLDKIVYWFLRKSVNLYGETLIKTLGKEKKGNPSFKTGVAYLKDFWKSKGINTNMINFADGSGLSPQNYVAAKAEVQALLYAKKQSWFDAYYDGFPVQENGMKMKSGTMRDTKSFAGYHTAKDGKKYVFSIIINNYQGSGSAELQKILTVLK from the coding sequence ATGAAAAAAACACTTGCAGTTCTCTCACTTTCTATACAGATGGTTTCAGCCCAGAATATGGCTCAGAAATTAGATAAAGCAACCAAAGACCTTATGGATTCTTCGGGAGCAGTGGCTTCCAGTTTATCATTCTATGTGTCTGATGAAAATGGCAATTTTATTTACGAATATCAAGGGAGTAAAGGTCTTTCTACGGCCTCTACCCAAAAAATATTTACAGCAGGAGCTGCATTAGAGATATTAGGAAAAAATTATACCTATACCACAACTTCAAGTTATTCCGGAAATATATCCGGTGGCACTCTGAATGGAAATCTTTTCATCAGCTCCAATGGTGATCCAACCTTAGGGAGCTGGAGATATGAAGCTTATAAACCCGAAAGTTTTAAAAAGAAACTGATGGACGCCATTAAGAATTCCGGAATTACAAAAATTTCAGGTGATCTGGTGATTGATGACTCTTATTTTGATCATCAGACCATTCCGGGTGGATGGCCCTGGGATGATCTTGGGAACTATTATGGAGCAGGAGTCTGGGGAATCAACTGGAGAGAAAATCAGTTTGATATCAATATTAATGGGACAGATTTTAAAAGCTTTTCTTATCCTCTGGAAAATGTAAAATGGCTGAATGACCTGAAAGCAGGGGGAAGTTCCGATCAAAGTTTGATTTTTACAGCACCTCATTCTAATGTAGCGTTAATCAATGGAATGCTTCCGGGAGGGAAAACCGTAACTGTTTCCGGTTCTACTCCTAATCCGCCTCTACAGCTGGCATCAGAAGTGAAACAATGGTTGAAAGAATCCGGTATTGAAATTACCGGAAAAGCAGTTACCAATTCGCAGCTAGAGTTGGAAGGCAAACAGGTATTGGAAGCTCCTAAAAATAATATCATCCTAACATACCAATCTCCAACATTGGATAAAATCGTGTATTGGTTTTTGAGAAAAAGTGTCAACCTTTATGGAGAAACGCTGATTAAAACTTTAGGAAAAGAGAAAAAAGGAAATCCTAGTTTTAAAACCGGAGTTGCTTACTTAAAGGATTTCTGGAAATCAAAAGGAATCAATACGAATATGATTAATTTCGCTGATGGAAGCGGTCTTTCTCCTCAGAATTATGTTGCGGCAAAAGCTGAAGTACAGGCACTTTTATATGCAAAAAAACAATCCTGGTTTGATGCTTACTATGATGGATTTCCGGTTCAGGAGAATGGGATGAAAATGAAAAGCGGAACGATGAGGGATACCAAGTCTTTTGCAGGTTATCACACCGCAAAAGATGGAAAAAAGTATGTGTTTTCAATCATCATCAATAATTATCAGGGAAGTGGAAGTGCAGAGTTGCAGAAGATTCTTACTGTTTTAAAATAA
- a CDS encoding peptidase M61 codes for MRKTALSLGLFAAFLANAQSIKTTIDLVNVKDDKVAITMEFPKMKSGDIKFHFPKTVPGTYSVDDYGRFVEGIKFYDNKGKELAFTKVNDNSYSLKNAQNLSKISYLVNDSFDEEMDTSKHKAVFSPSGTDIEAGKVYMINTHGFIGYIENMQDVPYQLVIQKPTDFYGTTALVDQDKSESTDTYTLANYAKVTDSPLMYTKPDYITFNAGGMDLVLGVYSPTGKYKAADFKDNLEKMVVAQKKFLGDMNTNKKYAIMLYLSGGDGPMVKGFGALEHHESTSVVLPEAMPKDAIDQTITDVVSHEFFHTVNPLKTHSEEIHYFNYADPKMSQHLWMYEGGTEYFANLFQIQEGLINKDEFLKRIGEKITNSKNYNDTMPFTVMSKNVLQDAYKDQYRNVYEKGALLAMCMDIELRKLSNGEMGYRDMIRKLSQRFGENKPFKDDKLIDELVTVTGYPQIKDFYNKYIAGSQPTPYAEYLKMVGVDVHKQETAPIFWLIKDPNQTGYDDKNKALAFDENSTLSPFAKSIGFKITDQVLALDGKTIDIQKIQDFIGYTKTIKDGQEVTLTILRDNAGKKEKMTLKGKAILDKLSVETLQFKADPSPEELKLQTQWLTGKK; via the coding sequence ATGAGAAAAACAGCACTTAGCTTAGGCCTTTTTGCCGCTTTTTTAGCGAATGCCCAGTCTATAAAAACTACCATTGACCTCGTTAATGTAAAAGATGATAAAGTAGCCATTACCATGGAATTTCCAAAAATGAAATCGGGAGATATCAAATTCCATTTTCCGAAAACAGTTCCGGGAACCTACTCTGTGGATGATTATGGAAGATTTGTGGAGGGCATCAAGTTTTATGACAATAAAGGAAAAGAACTGGCCTTCACAAAAGTTAATGACAATAGCTATTCATTAAAAAACGCTCAAAATCTGAGCAAAATCTCCTACCTTGTAAATGATAGTTTCGATGAGGAAATGGACACGTCAAAACATAAAGCCGTATTTTCTCCTTCAGGAACCGATATTGAAGCAGGAAAAGTCTATATGATCAATACCCATGGCTTTATTGGATATATTGAAAATATGCAGGACGTCCCTTATCAACTTGTTATTCAAAAGCCAACTGATTTCTACGGAACAACAGCATTGGTAGATCAGGATAAATCTGAATCTACAGACACCTATACTCTTGCCAATTATGCAAAGGTGACAGATTCTCCGCTTATGTACACCAAACCGGATTATATTACCTTCAATGCAGGAGGAATGGATCTTGTGTTGGGAGTTTACTCTCCTACCGGAAAATACAAAGCAGCAGATTTCAAGGATAATCTTGAAAAAATGGTAGTAGCCCAAAAGAAATTCCTCGGGGATATGAATACCAATAAGAAGTACGCCATTATGCTTTATCTGTCTGGTGGTGATGGTCCTATGGTAAAAGGTTTTGGAGCATTGGAGCATCATGAATCTACCAGTGTAGTACTTCCTGAAGCAATGCCTAAGGACGCTATTGATCAAACGATTACTGATGTGGTTTCCCACGAATTCTTCCATACGGTGAATCCTTTGAAAACACATTCTGAAGAAATCCATTATTTTAATTATGCTGATCCGAAAATGTCTCAGCATCTATGGATGTATGAGGGCGGAACTGAATATTTTGCCAATTTATTCCAAATTCAGGAAGGGCTTATCAACAAGGACGAGTTTCTTAAAAGAATCGGTGAAAAGATTACCAATTCTAAAAACTACAATGATACTATGCCGTTTACGGTAATGAGTAAAAATGTACTGCAGGATGCCTACAAAGACCAGTACAGAAATGTGTATGAAAAAGGAGCTCTTTTAGCCATGTGCATGGATATTGAACTGAGAAAATTGTCCAATGGAGAAATGGGTTACCGTGATATGATCAGAAAACTGTCTCAAAGATTCGGGGAAAACAAACCATTCAAGGATGATAAGCTGATAGATGAGCTGGTAACCGTAACAGGATATCCTCAGATAAAGGATTTTTATAATAAATATATTGCCGGAAGCCAGCCTACGCCTTATGCAGAATATCTGAAAATGGTAGGTGTGGATGTTCACAAACAGGAAACCGCTCCTATTTTCTGGCTTATTAAAGATCCGAATCAGACAGGATATGATGATAAAAATAAAGCCCTTGCTTTCGATGAAAATTCTACCTTATCTCCATTTGCCAAAAGCATAGGATTTAAAATCACCGATCAGGTACTTGCATTGGATGGAAAGACCATTGATATTCAAAAAATCCAGGACTTTATCGGATATACCAAAACGATCAAAGATGGACAGGAAGTTACGCTAACTATTTTAAGAGATAATGCTGGTAAAAAAGAAAAAATGACTCTTAAAGGGAAAGCGATCCTGGATAAATTAAGTGTGGAAACACTTCAGTTTAAAGCTGATCCAAGCCCGGAAGAACTGAAACTACAAACGCAGTGGCTTACAGGTAAAAAATAA
- a CDS encoding sensor histidine kinase, whose amino-acid sequence MRKSILTRLNNWIIFVVMTTLVISIVVSSTILINFLRKEEIKRINLLSKAIRIQQEVKSPDTDVLDLLPEILNINNTIPFIVTDKYKNPILDLGYYRNIPESTIKNPEKLHNLIMNMEKNYNPIEIKVPDGNNQFVYYDNSRLLNNLRYSPYILGLFILLYFGFTFWFFKTIKKTDEGYLWAGLAKETAHQIGTPLSSMIGWMEIMKLENPDSEGVKEIEKDIERLRTISERFSKIGSVPELNDMNFNETIQENYDYLKTRISRKVDFTLHLPAYKVLVPHNKILMSWVIENLVKNAVDAMKGEGVIVMSVFERNKNILIEVKDSGSGMTNQQARNAFKPGYSTKKRGWGLGLSLAQRVIHEYHNGDIKISQTEVGKGTTFRITIKKG is encoded by the coding sequence TTGAGGAAATCTATATTAACCAGACTGAATAACTGGATCATTTTTGTGGTCATGACTACTTTGGTAATTTCCATTGTAGTATCTTCTACTATATTGATTAATTTCCTGAGAAAAGAGGAAATTAAAAGGATAAATCTCCTTTCCAAAGCCATCAGAATCCAGCAGGAAGTAAAAAGTCCAGACACGGATGTTCTGGATCTGCTGCCAGAGATTCTGAATATCAATAATACCATTCCGTTCATTGTGACGGATAAATATAAAAATCCTATTCTTGATCTTGGGTATTATAGAAATATTCCTGAAAGTACCATCAAAAATCCGGAAAAGCTTCATAATCTGATTATGAATATGGAGAAAAACTATAATCCGATTGAAATTAAAGTACCGGATGGAAACAACCAGTTTGTATACTATGACAATTCACGATTGCTGAACAATCTTCGGTATTCGCCTTATATTTTAGGATTGTTTATCCTTTTATATTTCGGGTTTACTTTCTGGTTTTTTAAGACCATTAAAAAAACGGATGAGGGTTATCTTTGGGCTGGATTGGCTAAGGAAACTGCCCATCAGATTGGAACTCCGTTATCTTCTATGATTGGCTGGATGGAAATCATGAAGTTGGAAAATCCGGATTCTGAAGGGGTAAAAGAGATTGAAAAGGATATAGAAAGGCTAAGAACTATTTCTGAACGTTTCTCAAAAATAGGCTCAGTTCCTGAACTGAATGATATGAATTTCAATGAAACGATCCAGGAGAATTATGATTATTTAAAAACAAGAATTTCAAGAAAAGTTGATTTTACCCTTCACCTCCCTGCTTATAAGGTTTTGGTTCCACACAATAAAATCCTGATGAGCTGGGTGATTGAAAACCTTGTGAAAAATGCGGTGGATGCAATGAAAGGAGAAGGAGTGATTGTGATGTCAGTTTTTGAAAGAAATAAAAACATACTGATTGAAGTAAAAGACAGCGGCAGCGGGATGACAAACCAGCAGGCCAGGAATGCTTTTAAACCTGGATATTCTACCAAGAAAAGAGGCTGGGGACTAGGATTATCATTGGCTCAGAGGGTTATTCATGAATATCATAACGGAGATATTAAGATTTCTCAGACAGAAGTTGGAAAAGGAACGACTTTCAGAATTACGATTAAAAAGGGGTAA
- the fsa gene encoding fructose-6-phosphate aldolase, which yields MKFFIDTANLEQIKEAKDLGILDGVTTNPSLMAKEGIQGTEAIKNHYKTICELVDGDISAEVLSTTYEEMIKEGDELAAIHPNIVVKIPMIKDGIKALKYFSDKGIKTNCTLIFSPGQALLAAKAGATYVSPFLGRLDDISTDGLNLIQEIRLIFDNYMFETEILAASIRHSMHIIDCAKIGADVITSPLPPILSLLKHPLTDSGLAQFIADSQKLS from the coding sequence ATGAAATTTTTTATTGACACAGCTAATTTAGAGCAAATCAAGGAAGCTAAAGATCTTGGAATCTTAGATGGTGTAACGACCAACCCTTCATTAATGGCTAAAGAGGGTATTCAGGGAACTGAAGCCATCAAAAACCATTATAAAACGATCTGCGAGCTTGTAGACGGAGATATTTCTGCTGAAGTACTTTCTACAACGTATGAAGAAATGATTAAAGAAGGAGATGAATTGGCTGCAATCCACCCTAATATCGTTGTAAAAATCCCAATGATTAAGGATGGTATCAAAGCATTAAAATATTTTTCTGATAAAGGAATCAAAACTAACTGTACATTGATCTTCTCTCCGGGGCAAGCTCTTTTGGCAGCTAAGGCAGGAGCAACTTATGTTTCTCCATTCCTTGGAAGATTAGATGATATCTCTACAGACGGATTAAACCTTATCCAGGAGATCAGATTAATTTTCGATAATTATATGTTCGAAACTGAAATCTTGGCAGCTTCTATCCGTCACTCAATGCACATCATCGACTGTGCTAAAATTGGAGCTGATGTTATTACATCTCCACTTCCTCCGATCTTGAGCTTATTAAAGCACCCTTTAACAGACAGCGGATTAGCTCAGTTTATTGCTGATTCTCAGAAATTATCTTAA